In Vibrio sp. NTOU-M3, the following proteins share a genomic window:
- the yccS gene encoding YccS family putative transporter — MYSFAQFRLLWTNKTFNYSILILITLLGVALPAWYLQLGSNIIPLILGIIAAALAESDDNFTGRLKSITLTLICFAIAAFSIEILFDKPLLFALGLFISTFGFIMLGAIGHRYASIAFGSLLIAIYTMLGAHQSVNLWFQPLMLLIGAGWYYFISVLWHAIWPMQPVQQSLANVFLQLSNYLDSKSQVFQPVTNLVPQPHRIRDANLNAATVTALNQCKATLLTRSKRGHVDGASDRFLNIYFLAQDIHERVSSSHYRYQELAEQFERSDVLFRFKYLLETQAQACRDIARSIQLGKEYTHAGTSVLALDELQSSLAYLNQQQNPKWRLLLAQLGYLFNNLTTVEKQLSNVNNPDAAKLEEDVLDDTEAHSLRTMWQRIRSNLNKDSMLFRHAVRMSIALTAGYGIIQLLSIERGYWILLTTLFVCQPNYSATRQKIVARIIGTLAGLLIGVPLLTFFPSLESQLVFIVLSGVAFFAFRLANYGYATGFITVLVLFCFNQLGEGYAVVLPRLADTLIGCALAVAAVALILPDWQSKRLHKVMADAVDANKTYLAQIIGQYRIGKKDSLSYRIARRSAHNQDANLANAISTMLSEPGKYRTATDESFRFLTLSHALLSYISALGAHRTRIADEHTHQLVLDAHRAIHRHLEVLYQQLNTHTDECDTSEFESPEIESRLSEWRDEDEHSARMVLQQLHLIYRMLPELHSLANKFAVRVN; from the coding sequence GTGTACAGCTTTGCCCAATTCCGTCTCTTGTGGACGAACAAAACATTTAATTACAGCATCCTCATTCTCATTACGCTGTTAGGTGTTGCATTGCCAGCTTGGTACCTCCAACTAGGTTCGAACATTATTCCTTTAATTCTTGGGATTATTGCGGCAGCACTGGCTGAGAGTGACGACAACTTTACTGGTCGTTTGAAATCGATAACGCTCACGTTAATCTGTTTTGCAATTGCCGCATTCTCCATTGAAATTTTGTTTGATAAACCACTGCTATTCGCACTCGGCCTGTTTATCTCTACCTTTGGCTTCATCATGCTTGGTGCAATTGGCCACCGCTATGCGAGTATCGCTTTCGGCTCTTTATTGATAGCGATTTACACCATGCTCGGCGCGCACCAAAGCGTCAATCTATGGTTTCAACCTTTGATGTTGTTAATTGGTGCTGGTTGGTACTACTTCATCTCCGTGCTTTGGCATGCAATTTGGCCAATGCAACCCGTACAGCAGAGCCTTGCAAATGTCTTCCTTCAGCTTTCCAATTATCTGGATTCCAAGAGCCAAGTTTTTCAACCCGTTACGAACTTAGTTCCTCAACCCCACCGCATTAGAGATGCTAACCTAAATGCTGCTACAGTGACGGCATTAAACCAATGTAAAGCAACATTGCTGACACGCTCAAAACGGGGCCATGTTGATGGTGCGAGTGACCGTTTCTTGAACATTTATTTCTTAGCGCAAGACATCCATGAACGTGTCAGTTCAAGTCATTACCGCTATCAAGAACTTGCGGAGCAATTTGAACGTTCAGACGTTTTATTCCGATTCAAGTACCTATTAGAAACGCAGGCCCAAGCATGCCGAGATATTGCTCGCTCAATCCAACTCGGTAAAGAGTACACGCATGCGGGAACATCCGTTTTAGCTTTAGATGAACTTCAATCTTCCCTGGCCTATCTAAACCAGCAGCAAAACCCCAAATGGCGTTTGTTACTGGCGCAACTAGGCTATTTGTTTAATAACCTTACGACCGTTGAAAAGCAGCTCAGCAATGTCAACAACCCCGATGCTGCAAAGCTTGAAGAAGATGTATTGGATGATACTGAAGCCCATTCACTAAGGACGATGTGGCAACGCATCCGTTCTAATCTCAATAAAGATTCCATGTTATTTCGCCACGCAGTCAGGATGTCGATTGCTCTTACGGCAGGTTACGGGATCATTCAATTGCTAAGCATTGAGCGAGGTTACTGGATACTGTTAACCACCTTGTTCGTATGCCAGCCAAACTACAGTGCAACACGACAAAAGATTGTTGCTCGTATCATAGGCACGTTAGCGGGGCTATTGATTGGCGTCCCGTTACTAACATTTTTCCCTTCCCTTGAAAGTCAGCTTGTCTTCATCGTTCTATCAGGCGTGGCATTTTTTGCTTTTAGACTTGCAAACTATGGCTACGCGACAGGCTTTATAACTGTATTGGTTCTATTCTGTTTTAATCAATTAGGTGAAGGCTATGCGGTTGTATTACCAAGGCTTGCAGATACGCTAATCGGTTGCGCCTTGGCAGTTGCTGCTGTTGCGCTGATTCTTCCTGACTGGCAATCGAAACGACTTCATAAGGTAATGGCAGACGCTGTCGATGCAAATAAAACGTATCTTGCCCAAATTATTGGTCAATACCGGATAGGTAAGAAAGACTCTTTGAGCTATCGAATTGCGCGCCGTAGTGCGCACAACCAGGATGCCAATTTAGCCAATGCGATCAGCACAATGTTATCTGAGCCTGGTAAATACCGAACAGCGACTGACGAGAGTTTTCGTTTTCTGACATTAAGCCATGCCCTATTGAGTTACATTTCCGCACTCGGTGCACACAGGACTCGAATTGCAGATGAGCACACGCACCAGCTTGTGTTAGACGCTCATAGAGCCATCCATCGTCATCTTGAAGTTTTATATCAACAACTCAACACACACACTGATGAATGTGATACCAGTGAGTTTGAAAGCCCTGAGATTGAAAGCCGCCTATCAGAATGGCGCGACGAAGATGAACACTCCGCACGTATGGTTTTACAACAATTGCACTTGATTTATCGCATGCTACCTGAGCTCCATTCCTTAGCGAACAAGTTTGCTGTCCGAGTAAACTAA
- a CDS encoding methylglyoxal synthase, which yields MQKTTRTMPAHKHVALVAHDNYKPELLRWVTDNKEKLQRHFLYATGTTGNMLSKETGLAIKSMISGPMGGDQQIGALISEGKIDVLVFFWDPLNAVPHDPDVKALLRIASVWNIPVATNRATAKFLFESELMEQEVDIEVPDYDAYLADRT from the coding sequence ATGCAAAAGACAACCCGTACTATGCCCGCACATAAGCATGTTGCGCTGGTAGCACATGACAACTACAAACCAGAACTATTACGATGGGTTACTGACAACAAAGAAAAGCTACAGCGTCACTTTCTTTATGCAACTGGAACAACCGGTAATATGCTGAGTAAAGAAACGGGGCTTGCAATTAAAAGTATGATCAGCGGCCCTATGGGCGGGGATCAACAAATTGGCGCTCTGATCTCTGAAGGAAAGATTGATGTGTTGGTTTTCTTTTGGGATCCACTTAATGCCGTCCCCCACGACCCTGATGTAAAAGCACTTTTGCGTATTGCTAGTGTATGGAATATTCCCGTCGCGACCAACCGTGCTACGGCCAAGTTCCTATTTGAGTCTGAGTTAATGGAACAAGAAGTGGATATTGAAGTCCCTGATTATGATGCTTACCTTGCAGACCGAACCTAA
- the torT gene encoding TMAO reductase system periplasmic protein TorT has translation MFKSIKFKFFIQSLLIASCSNLAHAGQNNEPYRICSIYPHLKDSYWLSVNYGMVNEAEQQGIDLRVLESGGYPNHIKQKEQLYLCTRWDADAIILGTVAPDLYTSDLKSIVGSTPVFATVNRLLVDDKNKPLLKGEVGVDWYWMGYAAGKYLSEKHPKGSGKIKAALLPGPNSSGGTKPVVKGLYDALKNSDVIIAKTLWADNDKELQRNLIQQAIDTDGIRYIIGSAVAIEAGISELRASNKASEIGLISTYLSHGVYRGLLRHKVEFAPTDKMVEQGRLSLNQAIDYLRGKTYKFSQSPSISPLTPDTLSEKVIADSLSPSEYRPTFYINQAK, from the coding sequence ATGTTTAAATCTATTAAGTTCAAGTTTTTCATACAAAGCCTTCTCATTGCATCATGCAGCAATCTGGCACACGCAGGACAAAATAACGAGCCATATAGAATATGCTCCATTTACCCGCACCTGAAAGATTCATATTGGCTCTCCGTCAACTATGGCATGGTGAATGAGGCAGAACAGCAAGGTATTGACCTAAGGGTTTTAGAATCGGGCGGTTACCCAAATCACATCAAGCAGAAAGAACAGTTATACCTTTGTACTCGCTGGGACGCAGATGCAATCATTTTAGGGACTGTCGCTCCGGATTTATATACAAGCGATCTCAAATCGATTGTCGGGTCTACGCCTGTATTTGCGACTGTTAATCGCCTTTTGGTAGACGATAAAAACAAACCATTATTGAAAGGTGAAGTGGGTGTAGACTGGTATTGGATGGGATACGCTGCAGGTAAGTACTTGAGTGAGAAACACCCGAAAGGCAGTGGAAAAATAAAAGCGGCACTACTCCCCGGCCCGAATTCAAGTGGCGGTACAAAGCCTGTCGTTAAAGGGTTGTATGATGCATTGAAAAACAGCGATGTCATCATTGCCAAAACACTTTGGGCTGACAATGACAAGGAGTTACAGCGTAACCTAATTCAACAAGCCATAGACACTGATGGTATTCGCTACATTATTGGCAGTGCCGTTGCGATAGAAGCCGGAATTAGCGAGTTGCGTGCCTCAAACAAAGCCAGTGAAATTGGCCTAATTTCTACTTATTTAAGTCATGGTGTGTATCGTGGTTTGCTGCGACATAAAGTTGAATTTGCACCCACGGACAAAATGGTTGAGCAAGGTCGCTTGTCATTAAATCAGGCTATTGATTATTTACGTGGTAAGACATACAAATTCTCACAGTCACCTTCGATATCACCATTGACTCCTGATACACTGAGCGAAAAAGTGATTGCAGATTCGCTGTCACCTTCTGAATATAGGCCAACTTTTTATATAAACCAGGCTAAGTAA
- the helD gene encoding DNA helicase IV, producing MQLSATKTAQFLIQNEYYNVKLESDYIVLSSDFSEERIPFHAWNGKVEVRRGVFWGGLQFFAHTENNKQRSWLVQGLPWLDCRDFARTAVGYYQQWHNKQCEQLSTYLPQWESDLKGFKRLPSFLSHSRVSHWLEQLDSDFKTMDMSLEEAEQRAPIKMAELMPWIIDTDEKILERNNEWLETERQNWEVLFNQVESSPLNLSQQYAVLLNDDHNLVLAGAGSGKTSVLTARVAYLLQSHLAQADEILMVAFGRDAADEMKQRLKDKVGMAADHVKVCTFHQLGLQILNQVETEKVVISPLATDDNLKQAWCIDWLKKHWMTPTNFKRWQKHLSKWPIAYLAGDDELGSHVENPKLIAWLEKQLSQLSAMGVTKTAIQKKLVDHPDYTRLNSELNLVWPCYQAWQQALKEQGEIDFNLMITRATNYIDKGKFKSGWKYIMIDEYQDISPERLNLIESLCRSDANKECVLFAVGDDWQSIYAFAGSDVDLTTGFGERFPHSTVHYLDTTYRFNNRIGEVANRFIQQNPAQLPKTLNSHKERKSKAVTLTATANVEKILDQLNRQAKKTKSVLLLGRNHYHKPELLDEWKKQYGLLELEFMTCHASKGKEADYVIILSVDEGQFPARVKALHIDAALTQNTDTFAYAEERRLFYVALTRAKEKVWVTFTGGGSTFVKELLENDYPVIHQK from the coding sequence ATGCAGCTATCAGCAACTAAGACTGCACAGTTTTTAATTCAAAACGAATATTACAACGTTAAACTTGAGTCTGATTACATCGTATTAAGCTCTGATTTTAGTGAAGAGCGTATCCCATTTCATGCCTGGAACGGAAAGGTTGAGGTAAGAAGAGGGGTCTTTTGGGGCGGATTGCAGTTTTTCGCTCATACAGAAAACAATAAACAGCGCTCTTGGTTAGTTCAGGGATTACCGTGGTTAGATTGCCGCGACTTTGCCCGTACTGCCGTTGGATACTATCAACAGTGGCATAATAAGCAGTGTGAACAACTGAGTACCTATTTGCCTCAGTGGGAATCTGACTTAAAAGGGTTTAAACGTTTACCTTCTTTCTTGTCACACTCAAGAGTTTCGCATTGGTTAGAGCAACTGGACTCAGATTTTAAAACGATGGATATGTCGTTGGAAGAAGCCGAGCAACGTGCGCCGATAAAGATGGCAGAATTGATGCCATGGATTATTGATACTGATGAGAAAATTCTTGAGCGCAATAATGAATGGTTAGAGACCGAACGTCAGAACTGGGAAGTGCTTTTCAATCAAGTGGAGTCTTCTCCGCTCAACCTCAGTCAGCAATATGCGGTGTTACTCAATGATGACCACAATTTGGTTCTTGCTGGAGCCGGCTCCGGTAAGACAAGTGTTTTGACTGCCAGAGTAGCTTATTTGCTTCAAAGTCATCTCGCTCAGGCTGACGAAATTCTCATGGTTGCTTTTGGTCGCGATGCTGCCGATGAAATGAAACAAAGGCTAAAAGACAAAGTCGGTATGGCTGCTGATCACGTTAAAGTTTGTACATTCCATCAGTTAGGCTTACAAATCTTAAACCAAGTCGAGACAGAAAAGGTGGTCATTTCACCTTTGGCCACCGACGACAACTTAAAACAAGCTTGGTGTATTGATTGGCTAAAGAAACATTGGATGACGCCAACCAACTTTAAGCGTTGGCAAAAGCACTTATCAAAATGGCCAATTGCCTACTTAGCTGGTGATGACGAGCTTGGTAGCCATGTGGAAAACCCTAAATTGATCGCTTGGTTGGAAAAGCAGCTTTCTCAACTTAGCGCTATGGGGGTGACAAAAACTGCGATCCAGAAAAAATTGGTCGATCACCCTGACTACACACGGTTGAACAGTGAACTCAATTTAGTTTGGCCGTGTTACCAAGCGTGGCAACAGGCTTTAAAAGAGCAAGGCGAAATTGATTTCAATCTGATGATCACGCGTGCAACCAACTATATCGACAAGGGTAAATTTAAGTCAGGTTGGAAATACATCATGATCGACGAATATCAAGATATTTCTCCTGAGAGACTGAACCTTATTGAGTCACTATGCCGTAGTGACGCAAACAAAGAATGCGTGTTGTTTGCCGTAGGTGATGATTGGCAGTCCATTTACGCTTTTGCTGGCTCGGATGTCGATTTGACGACTGGTTTTGGTGAGAGGTTCCCACACTCAACCGTGCACTATCTTGATACAACCTATCGGTTCAATAATCGTATCGGTGAGGTGGCGAATCGATTTATTCAACAAAACCCTGCTCAGCTTCCTAAGACATTGAATAGTCATAAAGAAAGAAAGAGCAAAGCCGTAACATTAACAGCAACCGCTAATGTCGAGAAAATATTAGACCAACTGAATCGACAGGCAAAAAAGACCAAGTCAGTGTTGTTATTGGGCAGAAATCATTATCACAAACCCGAGCTGCTTGATGAGTGGAAGAAACAGTACGGCTTATTAGAGCTTGAGTTTATGACATGTCACGCAAGTAAAGGTAAGGAAGCGGACTATGTCATCATCTTATCAGTGGATGAAGGGCAGTTTCCCGCACGTGTGAAGGCGTTACATATCGATGCAGCGTTAACCCAAAACACCGATACGTTTGCTTATGCTGAAGAACGGCGTTTGTTCTATGTGGCACTAACTCGTGCAAAGGAGAAAGTATGGGTTACCTTTACCGGAGGTGGTTCAACCTTTGTAAAAGAGCTGCTTGAGAATGATTACCCGGTGATTCACCAAAAGTAA